A portion of the Streptococcus urinalis 2285-97 genome contains these proteins:
- a CDS encoding Xaa-Pro dipeptidyl-peptidase, which translates to MYYNQFSYRKTSLETALSELQALGFNLSTTKSDKRNLENFLRKTFLGFEDTDYPLDQLVANSKQTALEFFQSEDAFTPETFYVIALQLLGFIPQVDFTDYNSFLQKVGFPITFSNLILNLHQLLATRTKDGNTLIDKLVSEGLLPNDNDYHFFNGKSLATFDTTDLIREVVYVEAPIDTESTGQLDLIKVNISRPKTKHKIPTMMTASPYHQGVNEVANDKKLHEMTSDISVKKPEHIKVDPYNHKVLTTKPSDLPSKDATEHFSYISSYSLNDYFLARGYANIYVSGIGTAASTGFMTSGDYLQVESFKAVIDWLNGRANAYTSHQKDFQVKASWSNGLVCTTGKSYLGTMSTALATTGVDGLKVIIAESAISSWYDYYRENGLVCSPGGYPGEDLDVLTELTYSRNLIPGDYLRHHQSYQERLNQQSNSLDRQTGDYNQFWHDRNYLPHVEKIKCDLIYTHGLQDWNVKPSQVYNIFNALPQHLDKHLFLHHGEHVYMHNWQSIDFKETMNAYLAERMLGQKVSLNLAPVIWQENDKEQHWTSKEQFKEKSYEELSLGSSKEIIKNHYDEFQFKDYAKDFKQFKEDLFNGKTNAICIDIKLEKDYLINGKIKLNLKTKSTTNHGIISAQVLDFGLQKRYNDQPQIKELMSIDNGRNFSRESLKELKYVNSPYRLISKGFLNLQNREDLLTITEVPKNEWFKHEFELQPSLYQLSAGQTLRILIYTTDFEHTIRSNEDYQLTIDLEHSTIHLPQ; encoded by the coding sequence ATGTATTATAATCAATTTAGTTACCGTAAAACGTCCCTAGAAACTGCTCTTTCAGAATTACAGGCATTAGGCTTTAACCTATCCACTACTAAATCTGATAAACGTAATCTGGAAAATTTTCTTCGTAAGACTTTTTTAGGTTTTGAAGATACTGATTACCCACTTGACCAATTGGTCGCCAATTCAAAACAAACAGCCTTAGAATTTTTTCAATCTGAAGATGCTTTTACACCAGAAACATTTTATGTTATTGCTTTACAGCTTTTAGGATTTATACCACAAGTTGACTTTACTGACTATAACTCATTTCTCCAAAAGGTTGGTTTCCCAATTACATTCAGTAATCTGATATTAAACCTTCATCAACTTTTAGCCACACGAACAAAAGATGGTAATACACTTATTGATAAGCTCGTTTCTGAGGGATTACTACCTAATGATAACGATTATCATTTCTTCAATGGCAAATCATTAGCTACTTTTGATACAACTGATTTAATTCGTGAAGTGGTTTATGTAGAAGCACCAATCGACACAGAATCAACTGGTCAACTTGATCTGATAAAAGTCAATATCAGCAGACCCAAAACCAAGCATAAAATCCCAACTATGATGACAGCTAGTCCTTATCATCAAGGGGTAAATGAAGTCGCAAATGATAAAAAATTACATGAAATGACTTCTGACATTTCAGTCAAAAAACCTGAGCATATAAAGGTCGATCCGTATAACCATAAAGTACTTACTACTAAACCATCTGATTTACCAAGTAAAGATGCGACAGAACATTTTTCTTATATCAGTTCTTATAGTTTAAATGATTATTTTCTCGCTAGAGGCTATGCTAATATTTATGTCTCAGGTATTGGTACTGCTGCTTCAACAGGATTTATGACTTCTGGTGATTATCTACAAGTAGAAAGCTTTAAGGCTGTCATTGATTGGTTAAACGGTCGTGCTAATGCATACACTAGCCACCAAAAAGACTTTCAAGTTAAAGCAAGTTGGTCAAATGGTCTGGTTTGTACAACTGGAAAATCATACCTAGGTACAATGTCGACAGCACTTGCTACTACTGGTGTTGATGGCCTAAAAGTGATTATAGCTGAATCAGCCATATCTTCTTGGTACGATTACTACAGAGAAAATGGTCTAGTTTGCAGTCCTGGAGGATATCCTGGTGAAGATCTTGATGTTTTAACAGAATTGACTTATTCTAGAAATCTTATTCCTGGTGATTATTTAAGACATCATCAATCTTATCAAGAACGTCTAAATCAACAAAGCAATTCACTTGATCGTCAAACAGGTGATTACAATCAATTTTGGCATGATCGAAACTACCTTCCACATGTAGAAAAAATAAAGTGTGACCTTATATATACACATGGCCTACAAGACTGGAATGTTAAACCTTCACAGGTCTATAATATCTTCAATGCTCTTCCTCAACACCTTGATAAACATCTCTTTCTTCACCATGGTGAACATGTTTATATGCATAACTGGCAATCAATTGATTTTAAAGAAACGATGAATGCCTACTTAGCCGAACGTATGCTTGGTCAAAAAGTTTCCCTCAACTTAGCACCAGTTATTTGGCAAGAAAATGACAAAGAACAACATTGGACATCAAAAGAACAATTTAAAGAAAAATCTTATGAAGAACTTAGCCTTGGATCTTCAAAAGAAATCATTAAAAATCATTATGATGAGTTTCAGTTCAAGGATTATGCTAAAGACTTTAAACAGTTTAAAGAAGATCTCTTTAATGGTAAAACTAATGCCATTTGTATTGACATAAAACTTGAAAAAGATTACTTGATCAATGGTAAAATCAAGCTAAATCTAAAAACGAAATCAACAACTAATCACGGTATTATATCTGCTCAAGTATTAGATTTTGGTTTGCAAAAACGCTACAATGATCAACCACAAATAAAAGAACTTATGTCTATAGATAATGGACGAAACTTTAGTCGAGAATCTCTAAAAGAATTGAAATACGTCAATTCTCCTTATCGTCTTATTTCAAAAGGTTTTTTAAACCTTCAAAATAGGGAAGACCTTTTAACTATCACTGAAGTTCCAAAAAATGAATGGTTTAAACATGAATTTGAGTTACAACCAAGTCTTTATCAATTAAGTGCAGGACAAACACTTAGAATCTTAATTTATACAACTGATTTTGAACATACTATTAGAAGTAATGAGGACTACCAATTAACAATTGATTTAGAACACTCAACAATCCATTTACCACAATAA
- the oppC gene encoding oligopeptide ABC transporter permease OppC, with product MASIDKSKFSFVELDSFASETIDAPAYSYWKSVFKQFFSKKSTLVMLLILIAIILMSFIYPIFANYDFGDVSNINDFSKRYISPNAQYWFGTDKNGQSLFDGVWYGARNSILISVIATIINMIIGVVIGGLWGVSKTVDKVMLEVYNVISNLPQMLIIIVLTYSIGAGFWNLIFAFCVTGWIGIAYTIRVQILRYRDLEYNLASQTLGTSTLKMVTKNLLPQLVSVIVSLVSLMLPAYISSEAFLSYFGLGLPTTEPSLGRLISNYSSNLTTNAYLFWIPLTTLVLVSLPLYIVGQNLADASDPRTHR from the coding sequence ATGGCTTCTATTGATAAATCAAAATTTTCATTTGTAGAACTAGATAGTTTTGCTTCTGAAACGATTGATGCACCTGCTTATTCTTATTGGAAATCTGTTTTTAAACAGTTCTTTTCAAAAAAATCAACACTTGTCATGCTGCTTATTTTGATAGCTATTATTTTGATGAGTTTTATTTACCCTATATTTGCTAACTATGATTTTGGTGATGTCAGCAATATCAATGATTTTTCCAAACGCTATATTTCTCCCAATGCTCAATATTGGTTTGGTACTGATAAAAATGGTCAATCTTTGTTTGATGGTGTTTGGTATGGTGCTAGAAATTCAATATTAATTTCAGTGATTGCAACTATTATTAATATGATTATTGGTGTTGTTATAGGTGGTTTATGGGGTGTCTCTAAAACAGTTGATAAAGTCATGCTGGAAGTGTACAATGTGATTTCGAATTTACCTCAAATGCTGATTATTATTGTTTTAACTTATTCAATTGGGGCTGGTTTTTGGAATCTTATTTTTGCATTTTGTGTGACAGGATGGATTGGTATCGCCTATACTATACGTGTTCAAATACTACGTTATCGTGACTTAGAATATAATTTAGCTAGTCAAACCTTAGGAACCTCAACTTTAAAAATGGTTACTAAAAATCTGTTACCACAATTGGTATCTGTTATTGTCTCTTTAGTATCCCTTATGTTACCAGCATACATTTCTTCAGAAGCCTTTTTATCTTATTTTGGTCTAGGTTTACCAACGACTGAACCTAGTTTAGGACGTCTGATTTCAAATTATTCTTCGAACTTAACAACAAATGCCTATTTATTTTGGATTCCACTAACCACACTTGTTTTAGTGTCATTACCATTATATATAGTAGGTCAAAATCTCGCGGATGCTAGTGATCCCAGAACTCATAGATAG
- a CDS encoding Crp/Fnr family transcriptional regulator, producing the protein MKNHILEDYIESRNLPIIEKSYHKYLTFESLDEDYTYILKDGIVKQSVLSKYGMEFNLRYVTGLAITSVLNDGFSKNMGEPYNVRIESEKAYFYKVSRSQFLKDIQEDLELQGYVKDFYHNRLQKSMKKMQCMLTNGRIGAVSTQIYELVTLFGNKRHNGDIYIDFIITNEELGKFCGISTASSVSRILKQLKDEHIIRIEKQHIIVTNLEKLQDNIVF; encoded by the coding sequence GTGAAAAATCACATTTTAGAAGATTATATTGAAAGTCGTAATCTTCCCATCATTGAAAAGAGTTATCACAAATATTTAACTTTTGAAAGTTTAGATGAGGATTACACTTATATATTAAAAGATGGCATAGTCAAACAAAGTGTCTTATCTAAATATGGCATGGAGTTTAATTTGAGATATGTCACTGGATTAGCTATTACCTCTGTTCTAAACGATGGCTTTTCCAAAAACATGGGGGAACCCTATAATGTTAGGATTGAGTCAGAGAAAGCTTACTTTTACAAAGTTAGCCGTAGTCAATTTTTGAAAGATATTCAAGAGGACCTTGAATTACAAGGTTATGTTAAAGATTTTTATCATAACCGACTTCAAAAGTCCATGAAAAAAATGCAGTGTATGCTTACCAATGGCCGTATTGGTGCTGTTTCAACACAAATCTATGAGCTTGTTACTTTGTTTGGGAACAAGAGGCATAACGGTGATATCTATATTGATTTTATCATTACAAATGAAGAATTAGGGAAATTTTGTGGTATTTCAACTGCTAGTAGCGTCAGTCGAATTTTAAAGCAACTTAAAGATGAGCACATTATCCGTATTGAAAAACAACATATTATTGTGACAAATCTTGAGAAATTACAAGATAATATCGTATTCTAA
- a CDS encoding ATP-binding cassette domain-containing protein, producing MTEKLIEVKDLEISFGEGKKKFVAVKNANFFINKGETFSLVGESGSGKTTIGRAIIGLNETSSGEIRYDGEVINKHKSKVKEKELIRKIQMIFQDPAASLNERATIDYIISEGLYNFNLYKDENDRKSKIIHMLNEVGLLSEHLSRYPHEFSGGQRQRIGIARALVMEPEFVIADEPISALDVSVRAQVLNLLKKIQKERDLTYLFIAHDLSVVRFISDRIAVIHKGVIVEVAETEDLFNNPIHPYTKSLLSAVPIPDPILEKEKQLIVYHPEKHDYSVDKPSMVEISPGHFVWANQAEVEKYKQ from the coding sequence ATGACTGAAAAATTGATAGAAGTCAAAGACCTTGAAATTTCCTTTGGAGAAGGAAAAAAGAAATTTGTTGCTGTAAAAAATGCTAATTTTTTCATCAATAAAGGAGAAACGTTTTCTCTAGTTGGTGAATCTGGAAGTGGGAAAACAACTATTGGGCGTGCCATCATTGGTTTAAATGAGACCAGTTCTGGTGAAATTAGATATGACGGAGAAGTCATTAATAAGCATAAATCAAAAGTAAAAGAAAAAGAACTAATACGGAAAATTCAAATGATTTTTCAGGACCCAGCAGCTAGTTTGAATGAAAGAGCAACAATTGATTATATTATTTCTGAAGGATTATATAATTTCAACCTTTATAAAGATGAAAATGATAGAAAATCTAAAATTATTCATATGTTAAATGAAGTGGGTTTGTTGTCAGAACATCTTAGCCGTTATCCTCATGAGTTTTCTGGTGGCCAACGGCAGCGCATCGGCATTGCGAGAGCACTTGTGATGGAGCCTGAATTTGTCATTGCTGATGAACCAATCTCAGCATTAGATGTATCTGTAAGGGCTCAAGTATTGAATCTGTTAAAAAAAATTCAAAAAGAAAGAGATTTAACCTATCTTTTTATTGCTCATGATTTATCTGTCGTTAGATTTATTTCAGATCGCATAGCTGTCATCCATAAAGGAGTTATTGTTGAAGTTGCTGAAACAGAAGACCTTTTTAATAATCCAATACATCCCTATACAAAATCTCTTTTATCAGCAGTACCAATACCAGACCCTATTTTAGAAAAAGAAAAACAACTAATTGTTTACCATCCAGAAAAACATGATTATTCCGTTGATAAGCCAAGTATGGTTGAAATTAGTCCAGGTCATTTTGTTTGGGCTAATCAAGCAGAAGTTGAAAAATACAAACAATAA
- a CDS encoding CppA N-terminal domain-containing protein — MTLFDKVVFKTPVVRVNNRDLNIAFYESTLGFKLISEENAIAIFSSWENPENTFIIEESPEYRTRAVDGTKKLAKIVVKTSKKDIEQLLARDNDFEKIFQGQNGYAFEAVSPEGDHFILHCEDNLNELKEINKPEIKKEEHYKGISHFTFESITLNVLNKEESQSFYQDLFDGQFPIHLDFQEAEGDDLQIEPNETWDIEILENQVPSDFDLLALKKAIESKGYSAYLDAKETVLVLSDLSNIEIWFQK; from the coding sequence ATGACATTGTTTGATAAGGTTGTTTTCAAAACACCAGTTGTTAGAGTGAACAATCGTGATTTGAATATTGCATTTTATGAATCAACACTAGGTTTTAAGCTGATAAGTGAAGAAAATGCAATTGCCATATTTAGTTCATGGGAAAATCCCGAAAATACATTTATTATTGAAGAATCTCCAGAATATCGTACAAGAGCCGTTGACGGTACAAAAAAATTGGCTAAAATTGTAGTAAAAACAAGTAAAAAAGATATAGAACAACTTTTAGCAAGAGATAATGATTTTGAAAAAATTTTTCAAGGTCAAAATGGCTATGCCTTTGAAGCTGTCTCACCAGAAGGAGACCATTTTATCCTCCATTGCGAAGATAACCTAAATGAGTTGAAAGAAATTAATAAACCAGAAATAAAAAAAGAGGAACATTATAAGGGTATTTCTCATTTTACTTTTGAATCCATTACTTTAAATGTTTTAAATAAAGAAGAGTCTCAATCATTTTATCAAGATTTATTTGATGGACAATTTCCAATTCATTTAGATTTTCAAGAGGCTGAAGGAGATGATTTACAAATTGAGCCAAATGAGACATGGGATATTGAAATTTTAGAAAATCAAGTTCCAAGTGATTTTGATCTTCTAGCATTGAAAAAAGCTATTGAATCAAAAGGGTATTCAGCTTATCTTGATGCTAAAGAAACGGTTCTTGTTTTATCAGATTTAAGTAACATTGAAATTTGGTTTCAAAAATGA
- a CDS encoding ABC transporter ATP-binding protein produces the protein MSIDNTVILSAKKVVVEFQVRDRILTAIRGISLDLYQGEVLAIVGESGSGKSVLTKTFTGMLESNGKIASGQIIYRGQDLTQLQSNKEWETIRGAKIATIFQDPMTSLDPIQTIGKQITEVIIKHQKVNHSKAKELALDYMHKVGIPEAKKRFYDYPFQYSGGMRQRIVIAIALACRPDILICDEPTTALDVTIQAQIINLLKSLQQEYHFTIIFITHDLGVVASIANKVAVMYAGDIVEYGTVEEIFYDPKHPYTWSLLSSLPQLADSNGILFSIPGTPPSLYKPIKGDAFAPRSQYAMAIDFEEDAPRFDISKTHWAKTWLLHPDAPKVDKPVEIQNLHEKISHKHHI, from the coding sequence ATGTCCATAGATAATACTGTTATTTTAAGTGCTAAAAAGGTTGTTGTTGAATTTCAAGTAAGAGATCGTATTTTAACTGCTATTAGGGGTATTTCACTTGATCTTTATCAAGGTGAAGTATTGGCCATTGTTGGAGAGTCTGGTTCTGGAAAATCTGTCTTGACCAAAACTTTTACAGGTATGCTAGAATCAAACGGAAAAATTGCAAGTGGTCAAATAATCTATCGTGGTCAAGACTTAACGCAATTACAGTCAAATAAGGAATGGGAAACAATACGTGGTGCTAAAATAGCTACTATTTTTCAGGATCCAATGACAAGTTTAGATCCAATTCAAACTATTGGAAAGCAAATTACAGAAGTGATCATCAAACATCAAAAAGTGAATCATAGCAAAGCTAAAGAATTAGCTTTGGATTACATGCATAAAGTAGGTATCCCTGAAGCTAAAAAACGCTTTTATGATTATCCTTTTCAGTATTCTGGTGGTATGAGGCAACGTATAGTAATTGCAATTGCTTTAGCTTGTAGACCAGATATATTGATTTGTGATGAACCAACCACTGCCTTAGATGTTACCATTCAGGCACAAATTATTAATCTTTTAAAATCGTTACAGCAAGAGTACCATTTCACTATTATTTTTATTACTCATGATTTAGGTGTTGTAGCTAGTATCGCAAATAAAGTTGCAGTCATGTATGCAGGAGATATTGTGGAGTATGGGACAGTTGAAGAAATTTTTTATGATCCAAAACACCCTTATACTTGGAGTCTTTTATCTAGTCTTCCTCAATTAGCCGATAGCAATGGAATCCTCTTTTCCATTCCTGGGACACCTCCATCTCTTTACAAGCCAATAAAAGGAGATGCCTTTGCACCAAGATCACAATATGCAATGGCAATTGACTTTGAAGAAGATGCTCCAAGATTTGATATTTCTAAAACACATTGGGCTAAAACCTGGCTTTTACATCCAGATGCGCCAAAAGTTGACAAACCTGTGGAGATACAGAATTTACATGAAAAAATATCACATAAACATCATATCTAG
- a CDS encoding MFS transporter produces MENKLLNRHFVSITILNFIVYMVYYLFTVIIAFIATKQLGASTSQAGLATGIYILGTLIARLIFGKQLEVFGRKLVLRGGAIFYLLTTLAYFIMPNIGMMYLVRFLNGFGYGVVSTATNTIVTAYIPASKRGEGINFYGLSTSLAAAIGPFIGTFMLDNLRIDFHMIIVLCSLLIAIVVIGAFVFPVKNMELNEEQLAKTKSWTIDSFIEKKALFITFIAFLMGISYASVLGFQKLYTNVIHLTEVGAYFFVVYALIITVTRPAMGRLMDAKGDKWVLYPSYLFLTLGLALLGGAMGGVSYLFSGALIGFGYGTFMSCGQAASIKGVEEHRFNTAMSTYMIGLDLGLGAGPYILGLIKDNFLGTNLQSYRELFWLAALIPLLCALMYFVKTRNNMSKR; encoded by the coding sequence ATGGAAAATAAACTTTTGAATAGACATTTTGTTAGTATCACCATCTTAAATTTCATCGTTTATATGGTTTATTATCTATTCACAGTTATTATTGCATTTATAGCTACAAAGCAACTTGGTGCTTCAACAAGTCAAGCTGGCTTAGCTACTGGTATTTACATTCTTGGAACATTAATTGCTAGATTGATTTTTGGGAAACAACTTGAGGTTTTTGGTCGTAAATTGGTATTACGTGGTGGGGCCATTTTTTACTTGTTGACAACATTGGCCTATTTTATCATGCCAAATATTGGGATGATGTATTTAGTTCGTTTCTTAAATGGATTTGGTTATGGTGTTGTATCGACAGCTACAAATACAATTGTAACTGCCTACATTCCAGCATCAAAACGTGGTGAAGGAATTAATTTTTATGGCCTTTCAACAAGTTTAGCAGCTGCCATAGGGCCATTTATCGGAACATTTATGTTAGATAATCTTCGTATTGATTTTCATATGATTATTGTTCTTTGTAGTCTTCTAATTGCTATTGTTGTGATAGGTGCTTTTGTTTTTCCAGTGAAAAATATGGAATTAAATGAAGAACAACTGGCAAAAACAAAATCATGGACGATAGATAGTTTTATTGAAAAGAAAGCTCTTTTCATTACTTTTATTGCCTTTTTAATGGGAATTTCTTATGCTTCAGTACTTGGTTTTCAAAAACTTTATACCAATGTTATTCATTTAACAGAAGTTGGTGCCTATTTCTTTGTTGTTTATGCCCTTATCATTACAGTCACAAGACCTGCTATGGGAAGATTGATGGATGCTAAAGGTGATAAATGGGTACTTTACCCTAGCTATCTCTTTTTGACATTAGGACTTGCCTTATTAGGTGGTGCAATGGGTGGCGTAAGTTATCTATTTTCAGGTGCCCTTATTGGTTTTGGCTATGGGACATTTATGTCTTGTGGTCAAGCAGCATCTATAAAAGGTGTTGAAGAACATCGTTTTAATACAGCAATGTCGACATACATGATTGGACTTGACTTGGGATTAGGTGCAGGTCCCTACATCTTAGGTTTGATAAAAGATAACTTTTTAGGTACAAATCTTCAATCCTATAGAGAACTTTTCTGGTTAGCAGCGCTAATTCCACTTCTTTGTGCTTTGATGTATTTTGTCAAAACAAGAAATAACATGAGTAAGAGGTAA
- a CDS encoding universal stress protein — MSETYQRIMVAVDGSYESELAVEKAINVALRNRATLLLVHVIDTNAYRGEFLMSDYDFNEQIKHSDEVLSHYASIAREKGLSDIKCITEIGNPNTLLAKDIPQKEKADLIMVGATGMNTFERLLVGSTSEYLLRHSQLDVLVVRDGKKTF, encoded by the coding sequence ATGAGTGAAACATACCAAAGAATTATGGTAGCTGTAGATGGCTCGTATGAATCAGAATTAGCAGTCGAAAAAGCCATTAATGTGGCTTTGAGAAATAGGGCGACATTATTGTTGGTTCATGTTATTGATACTAATGCTTATCGAGGGGAATTTCTAATGAGTGATTATGATTTTAATGAGCAAATCAAACATTCTGATGAGGTTTTATCACATTACGCTAGTATCGCGCGTGAGAAAGGTTTATCAGATATAAAATGTATCACTGAAATTGGAAATCCAAATACTTTGTTAGCTAAAGATATTCCTCAGAAAGAAAAGGCAGATCTAATCATGGTTGGAGCAACAGGAATGAATACTTTTGAAAGACTCTTGGTAGGTTCAACTTCTGAGTATCTTCTTAGACATTCTCAATTAGATGTTCTTGTTGTACGCGATGGGAAAAAGACTTTCTAA
- the gla gene encoding aquaglyceroporin Gla, whose translation MEFSWMVKYITEFIATALLIILGNGSVANVDLKGTKGNNSGWVIIALGYGFGVMMPALMFGNVSGNHINPAFTLGLAVAGLFPWAHVLQYIIAQMLGAMFGQLIVVMVYKPYYLKTENPNHVLGSFSTISAVDDGTASSHKASYINGFLNEFVGSFVLFFGAMALTKNYFGVELVGKLVHAGYDQTSAATQISPYVTGSLAVAHLGLGFLVMTLVASLGGPTGPGLNPARDLGPRIVHFFLPKSILGQAKEDSKWWYAWVPVVAPILAGMLAVSLFKALYL comes from the coding sequence ATGGAATTCTCATGGATGGTGAAATATATCACTGAGTTTATTGCAACTGCCTTACTTATTATTTTAGGGAATGGTTCTGTTGCAAATGTTGATTTAAAAGGAACAAAAGGAAATAATTCAGGTTGGGTTATTATTGCTTTGGGTTATGGTTTTGGAGTTATGATGCCTGCGTTAATGTTTGGTAATGTATCTGGAAATCATATTAATCCTGCCTTTACATTAGGATTAGCAGTTGCAGGTTTGTTCCCTTGGGCACATGTGTTACAATATATCATCGCGCAAATGTTAGGTGCTATGTTTGGACAATTGATAGTCGTTATGGTTTACAAACCATATTATTTAAAAACTGAAAATCCAAATCATGTCCTTGGGTCATTTTCAACAATTTCAGCTGTTGATGATGGAACAGCAAGCTCACATAAAGCATCATATATTAATGGTTTCTTAAATGAGTTTGTAGGTTCATTTGTATTGTTCTTTGGTGCAATGGCTCTTACAAAGAACTATTTTGGTGTTGAATTAGTTGGTAAACTAGTTCATGCAGGTTATGACCAAACATCTGCTGCAACTCAAATCTCACCTTATGTCACAGGTTCATTGGCAGTCGCACACTTAGGACTTGGTTTCTTAGTAATGACATTAGTTGCATCACTTGGTGGTCCGACTGGTCCTGGTTTGAATCCTGCTCGTGACTTGGGCCCACGTATTGTCCATTTCTTCTTACCAAAATCAATTTTAGGTCAAGCAAAAGAAGATTCAAAATGGTGGTATGCATGGGTACCAGTTGTTGCCCCAATTTTAGCAGGTATGTTAGCAGTAAGTCTCTTTAAAGCACTTTATCTCTAA
- a CDS encoding sulfite exporter TauE/SafE family protein, whose product MNDNIILIFIQLLLVFSIIFIFTELVLFLKKNHINPFRRFWTGFFIGLITDALDTMGIGSFATTTTCFKLTKLVDDDSKIPGTMSAAHVIPVLIQSLCFILVVRVELPTLIGMATASFIGAFFGTKITKNWHTPTVQMILGSLLIIASLIMIYRHFANPGAQVTNSIHGLHGFWLLFGLIFNFIVGLLMTMGLGNYAPELIFFSLMGLSPAVAMPVMMLDAAMILTASSTQFIKGNRVNWDGFAGIVIGGIIGVLLAVLFLTNLDINSLKLLVVAIVIFTGIMLIRSSLLSKNTLKTHH is encoded by the coding sequence ATGAATGACAACATTATCCTTATTTTTATACAGTTATTATTAGTATTTTCTATAATTTTCATCTTTACCGAACTGGTATTATTTTTGAAAAAAAATCATATTAACCCTTTCAGGCGGTTTTGGACTGGCTTTTTTATTGGTTTGATTACAGATGCTCTCGATACTATGGGAATTGGGTCATTTGCAACAACTACAACTTGTTTTAAACTAACAAAATTAGTAGATGATGATAGTAAAATCCCTGGTACAATGAGTGCTGCCCATGTCATTCCAGTTTTAATTCAATCACTATGCTTTATATTAGTAGTGAGAGTTGAACTTCCAACACTAATTGGCATGGCTACTGCTTCTTTTATCGGAGCTTTCTTTGGGACAAAAATAACAAAAAATTGGCATACTCCTACGGTTCAAATGATTTTAGGAAGTCTTTTGATAATAGCATCCTTAATCATGATTTATAGACATTTTGCCAATCCAGGTGCTCAAGTAACCAACTCAATTCATGGTTTACATGGCTTTTGGTTATTATTTGGACTTATTTTTAACTTTATTGTAGGTCTTTTGATGACTATGGGACTGGGCAATTACGCTCCCGAATTAATTTTCTTCTCACTTATGGGATTGAGTCCAGCGGTTGCTATGCCAGTTATGATGTTAGATGCGGCAATGATTTTGACTGCTTCAAGCACTCAATTCATAAAAGGTAATCGTGTTAACTGGGATGGTTTTGCCGGAATTGTTATAGGTGGTATCATTGGTGTTTTATTAGCTGTCTTATTTTTGACAAACTTAGATATTAATAGTTTAAAACTATTGGTGGTTGCTATTGTTATTTTCACTGGAATTATGTTAATCAGATCATCATTACTTTCAAAAAACACATTAAAAACGCATCATTAA